One Gemmatimonadota bacterium DNA window includes the following coding sequences:
- a CDS encoding glycosyltransferase family 9 protein, protein MDHASSPRILVVRPDRIGDVVLSLPVLDALRHRWPKAYLAMLARPYTRDVLERNPCLDAIFEDDPESVHRGPAGFLRQVRRLRAQAFDTALVLMPTMRHVWMICLAGIPRRISVGRKVYHALTRTRSLSRHRYIPLRHESDFCLDLARIIDAREPGNRPLIELKEKERQGARAVLARSHGRPVIGIHPGNGRNAPNWTVERYAALARTLQDRHGAKIVVTGSAEEEHLAEAIVSPLDGPALSLAGRLTLGELIAVIGELDLLVSSSTGPMHLAGALGVPTVSVFCPLPARSPERWRPLGGRDRNLLPPEGQCPTCDRGPFCELSGITVDMVGEAVGEQLARGCAKR, encoded by the coding sequence ATGGATCATGCATCGTCACCCCGGATCCTCGTGGTGCGGCCCGACCGGATCGGGGACGTGGTGCTCTCCCTGCCGGTGCTGGACGCCCTTCGGCATCGCTGGCCAAAGGCCTACCTGGCCATGTTGGCGCGTCCCTACACCCGGGACGTACTCGAGCGAAATCCCTGCCTGGACGCCATATTCGAAGACGATCCGGAGTCTGTTCACCGTGGTCCGGCGGGTTTTTTAAGGCAGGTGCGGCGACTGCGCGCCCAGGCCTTCGACACCGCCCTGGTGCTCATGCCGACCATGCGTCATGTGTGGATGATATGCCTGGCGGGCATTCCCCGGCGCATCAGCGTGGGACGGAAGGTCTACCACGCGCTCACCCGCACCCGGTCCCTCAGCCGCCACCGCTATATACCGCTCCGCCACGAATCCGACTTCTGCCTGGACCTGGCCCGGATCATCGATGCCCGGGAACCCGGGAACCGGCCGCTGATCGAATTGAAGGAGAAGGAGCGTCAGGGGGCCCGCGCGGTCCTGGCCCGGTCACACGGACGGCCGGTCATCGGCATCCATCCCGGCAACGGGCGCAACGCGCCGAACTGGACGGTCGAGCGTTACGCGGCACTTGCGAGGACCCTGCAGGATCGCCACGGCGCGAAGATCGTCGTGACCGGGAGCGCGGAGGAGGAGCATCTCGCCGAAGCGATTGTGTCCCCCCTGGACGGACCCGCCCTTTCGCTGGCGGGGCGGCTGACACTGGGCGAGCTCATCGCGGTAATCGGTGAACTGGACCTCCTGGTGAGCAGCAGCACGGGGCCCATGCACCTGGCCGGGGCGCTGGGCGTTCCGACGGTGTCCGTCTTCTGTCCCCTGCCCGCCAGGTCGCCCGAACGGTGGCGGCCGCTGGGCGGCCGGGACCGCAACCTCCTGCCGCCGGAGGGACAATGCCCGACCTGCGACCGCGGCCCCTTCTGCGAGCTGTCCGGCATCACCGTGGACATGGTCGGGGAGGCCGTTGGGGAGCAATTGGCCCGCGGATGTGCGAAACGATGA
- a CDS encoding CPBP family intramembrane metalloprotease: MNEPPLDAVDPEEIQPRPRLAFTLASTALVLGAYLMLQVAVTVVLIAVLDLDPTERMGDLIAVGVILSAIPCTFLLLLILDRPGRARGMDPRTWLALQPVRDSTVLAWVVFAFVLLQLADLITVEFGRSPVPPVMESVIETTRYTALLWFALVIAAPVFEEALFRGFLYTGLRRTKLGAGGTIVVTTLLWTMLHAAQYDQFFLTLIALIGILLGIAREYTGSLYVPLAIHGVNNLLSTLQMTEERDALVNALF; this comes from the coding sequence ATGAACGAACCCCCGCTGGACGCCGTCGACCCTGAAGAAATCCAACCGCGGCCGCGACTCGCGTTCACCCTCGCTTCCACCGCGCTGGTACTGGGCGCCTACCTGATGCTGCAGGTCGCTGTGACGGTCGTCCTCATAGCCGTGCTGGACCTGGATCCGACGGAACGCATGGGCGACCTGATCGCCGTGGGCGTAATCCTCTCCGCCATACCCTGTACATTCCTCCTGCTGCTCATCCTGGACCGCCCCGGCCGCGCGCGTGGCATGGACCCGCGAACCTGGCTGGCGCTCCAACCGGTCCGGGATTCCACCGTGCTCGCCTGGGTGGTATTCGCCTTCGTGCTGCTTCAGCTTGCCGACCTGATCACCGTGGAATTCGGACGGTCGCCGGTACCGCCGGTCATGGAGTCGGTCATCGAAACGACCCGGTATACGGCGCTGCTCTGGTTCGCGCTCGTGATCGCCGCGCCGGTCTTCGAAGAAGCGCTGTTCAGGGGGTTTCTCTACACGGGGCTGCGCCGGACGAAGTTAGGCGCCGGGGGAACGATCGTTGTCACCACGCTGCTCTGGACAATGCTGCACGCCGCCCAGTACGACCAGTTCTTCCTGACGCTGATCGCCCTGATCGGCATCCTGCTCGGGATCGCCCGCGAGTATACTGGTTCGCTGTACGTCCCCCTCGCCATCCACGGGGTGAACAACCTGCTCAGTACCCTTCAGATGACGGAAGAAAGAGACGCGCTCGTCAACGCGTTATTTTAG
- the rlmN gene encoding 23S rRNA (adenine(2503)-C(2))-methyltransferase RlmN, whose amino-acid sequence MTRRKTKNQADRKTKGGKPEGRKPEGRKPDGRKPELRGLTLPEISRIVAEMNEPAYRAGQIASWVYKKAAGSFDEMTNLSKSLRTELADRACLNPLTPIRKSKSRHGPTTKYLFELQDGQKVETVLIGGSRRNTLCISTQVGCAIGCRFCASGLEGLVRNMTSAEIVDQVVQVKKQVMLAGDDRPINNIVVMGMGEPLANYRPVLRAVRIINADWGLGIGARKITLSTSGLVPKIYQLAEEKIQFELSVSLHAADDRTRTSIVPINRRYPLKQLMRACRHYTGTTDRIITYEYVLLKGVNDRFQDAENLVKLLKKDKCKLNLIPYNPVQGLPYETPDEHRRTAFADALRAGGLQLTIRRERGRDIDAACGQLRLAESRRSR is encoded by the coding sequence ATGACACGGCGAAAAACCAAAAACCAGGCCGATCGGAAGACGAAAGGCGGGAAGCCCGAAGGCAGGAAGCCCGAAGGCAGGAAACCCGATGGCAGGAAACCCGAGCTGAGAGGCCTTACCCTGCCCGAGATCTCGCGGATCGTCGCCGAGATGAACGAACCGGCGTACCGGGCCGGGCAGATCGCCTCGTGGGTATACAAGAAGGCCGCGGGTTCTTTCGACGAGATGACCAACCTGTCCAAGTCGCTACGGACCGAACTGGCCGACCGTGCGTGCCTGAACCCCCTGACCCCCATCCGGAAGTCGAAGTCCCGTCACGGACCGACCACGAAGTACCTGTTCGAACTCCAGGACGGCCAGAAGGTGGAAACGGTGCTGATCGGCGGGTCGCGGCGCAACACGCTCTGCATCTCCACGCAGGTGGGATGCGCCATCGGCTGCCGGTTCTGCGCGAGTGGGCTCGAGGGCCTCGTGCGAAACATGACGTCGGCCGAAATCGTCGACCAGGTCGTGCAGGTAAAGAAGCAGGTCATGCTGGCCGGCGATGACCGCCCCATCAACAACATCGTCGTCATGGGCATGGGGGAGCCGCTGGCGAATTACCGCCCGGTGCTCAGGGCCGTACGGATCATCAACGCCGACTGGGGGCTCGGTATCGGCGCCCGCAAGATCACGTTGTCCACCAGCGGACTGGTACCGAAGATCTACCAACTGGCCGAAGAGAAGATCCAGTTCGAGCTGTCCGTTTCACTCCACGCCGCCGACGACCGGACGCGGACCTCGATCGTCCCGATCAACCGGCGCTATCCGCTCAAGCAGCTCATGAGGGCCTGCCGCCATTACACCGGGACCACCGACCGCATCATTACCTACGAATATGTCCTGCTCAAGGGCGTGAACGACCGGTTCCAGGACGCGGAGAATCTCGTAAAGCTGTTGAAAAAGGATAAGTGCAAGCTTAACCTCATTCCCTATAACCCGGTACAGGGCCTGCCCTACGAAACGCCCGACGAACACCGGCGTACGGCCTTCGCGGATGCGTTGCGGGCGGGCGGACTGCAGTTGACCATTCGCCGGGAGCGCGGACGGGACATCGACGCGGCGTGCGGGCAACTGCGCCTCGCCGAATCCCGCAGGAGCCGCTGA
- the waaF gene encoding lipopolysaccharide heptosyltransferase II, with translation MPDLRPRPLLRAVRHHRGHGRGGRWGAIGPRMCETMTVSDTPSRILVIRFSSMGDIVLTSPVTRQLDRLFPDAEIDFLTRSEYAPLARALPGVAEVQRFDPGTGLLSLVSRLRERRYDLAIDLHGNLRSRLVAMTGIARRVLRYDKRRFARMAIVRRRRRSRPVPHTIDCYLEVLDRFEASAAPGLEGAQNAAEKRLPQLKVDEASAAMVEERLAGAGIGPDVRILGVAPGASHGPKRWPPERFARVADHMAESRDMKILLLGSEADRPVTGEVVHAMERPAVDWTGATDLAMLPAAVRRCALLVSNDSGPMHVSTAVGTPVIGVFGATHPRLGFAPVGPADAAITLDLPCSPCSLHGNRACRFHTHACMVDLDPSRVIAEAERRVPV, from the coding sequence ATGCCCGACCTGCGACCGCGGCCCCTTCTGCGAGCTGTCCGGCATCACCGTGGACATGGTCGGGGAGGCCGTTGGGGAGCAATTGGCCCGCGGATGTGCGAAACGATGACCGTCTCTGACACGCCATCCCGCATCCTCGTCATCCGGTTCAGCTCAATGGGCGATATCGTGCTGACCTCGCCGGTCACACGACAGTTGGACCGGCTCTTTCCGGATGCGGAGATCGACTTCCTCACGCGCAGTGAATACGCTCCCCTGGCCCGCGCGCTCCCCGGGGTCGCCGAAGTGCAGCGCTTCGATCCAGGCACCGGCCTCTTGAGCCTCGTCTCCCGCCTGCGCGAAAGACGCTACGACCTGGCGATCGACCTGCACGGGAACCTGCGCAGCAGACTCGTTGCCATGACGGGCATCGCGAGGCGAGTGCTTCGTTACGACAAACGCCGGTTCGCCCGGATGGCCATCGTCAGGAGGCGAAGGCGGTCCAGGCCCGTACCTCATACGATCGACTGTTATCTGGAAGTGCTCGACCGGTTCGAAGCAAGCGCCGCACCTGGCCTGGAAGGCGCACAAAACGCAGCGGAGAAGAGGCTGCCGCAACTGAAAGTCGACGAAGCGTCGGCGGCCATGGTGGAGGAACGACTGGCCGGTGCCGGCATCGGGCCGGATGTCCGTATACTCGGCGTAGCGCCGGGGGCCTCCCATGGTCCGAAACGCTGGCCGCCGGAGCGGTTTGCCCGGGTAGCGGACCACATGGCGGAATCCCGCGACATGAAGATACTGCTGCTGGGCAGCGAGGCGGACCGGCCGGTCACCGGCGAGGTGGTCCATGCCATGGAGCGTCCGGCCGTGGACTGGACCGGGGCGACCGATCTCGCGATGCTGCCCGCGGCCGTGCGGCGGTGCGCGCTCCTGGTCAGCAACGATTCCGGCCCAATGCACGTGTCCACGGCCGTGGGCACACCCGTGATCGGCGTATTCGGCGCCACCCATCCCCGCCTGGGGTTCGCGCCGGTCGGACCGGCGGACGCCGCCATAACGCTCGACCTGCCGTGCAGCCCCTGCAGCCTGCACGGGAACCGGGCCTGCCGGTTTCACACGCACGCGTGCATGGTTGATCTCGATCCCTCGCGCGTAATTGCCGAGGCGGAGCGCCGGGTACCGGTTTAG
- a CDS encoding TonB-dependent receptor encodes MTAQYARRGMGDTMIRISGNKPATFVLRSIALFCFMAAFLMVTAQQTLAQESAEETATGEEQSTSAEQQLPELPIVLEEELESMTVVGARTQPRTITESTVPIDVIQVEEFIQQGGSDLADLMRNVVPSYNVNTQPISDAGTIVRPANLRSLAPDQVLVLVNGKRRHRGAVINWYANAVAEGAQGPDLAAIPSIALERVEVLRDGASAQYGSDAIAGVLNFQLKNNYDGFNLETKVGSFQDGSGRFLGDGELFLIAGNVGVGHEDAWLSLSAEYGNSSESVRSVQTASGRALIAAGNLEIANPETFWGQPFVRDDLKIFANFGAAIGDDLEFFGHANYASKEVDGGFYFRNPHTRGGVYQGPVVTIDGVDRATLLVGDLDGLGQGSECAPVPIINDRPDQEAWLRVRDDPNCFSFLKMFPGGFTPRFGAFASDESVVLGIRGRAATLLRWELSAAYGRNEADYFIYNTVNASMGPDTPTYFDPGSYVQSEVNLNFDMTYPVGNNLVLAAGLERRTETFELVEGQIESYLIGQPLASQGFTPATNGFAGFSKVAAGSWDRSNNAVYLEGGLTPTDRWLLDLAVRAEDFEDFGTTTNYKVATNFSLTDEVKLRGSASTGFRAPTPGQQNAFNITTEFDLELNDLVNNGTVPSNSRAAELKGGKPLDAEKSVNISAGLVFDLGTVSATIDYFDIRVRDRLTVSQNFELTDEERAQLIAEGITSAAGLQGFQFFTNDFDSANRGIDVVISAPVGTGTMSLAYNYTSSEVTDHNPEILDATQIKALEEGLPRQRGNLTLTQPLADNWNALGRASYFGSWYDFRDGETYDGKVLVDLESTIRFNDDRSRITVGAQNILNTYPDENPHAAGGPSGGPGNKYSQYSPFGFGGAFWYVKYGFSL; translated from the coding sequence ATGACTGCGCAGTATGCACGAAGGGGGATGGGGGATACAATGATCAGGATTTCCGGCAACAAACCAGCGACGTTCGTACTGCGCTCCATCGCGCTGTTTTGCTTCATGGCGGCATTCCTCATGGTCACCGCGCAGCAGACCCTGGCGCAGGAGTCCGCCGAAGAGACGGCAACCGGTGAAGAACAGTCGACTTCGGCCGAACAGCAATTGCCCGAATTGCCCATCGTGCTGGAAGAGGAACTGGAAAGCATGACGGTGGTCGGAGCGCGGACACAGCCCCGGACCATCACCGAGTCCACCGTACCCATCGACGTGATTCAGGTCGAGGAATTCATCCAGCAGGGCGGTTCGGACCTGGCCGACCTGATGCGGAACGTCGTTCCCTCCTACAACGTCAATACCCAGCCGATCAGCGACGCGGGCACGATCGTCCGGCCCGCCAACCTGCGCAGCCTGGCGCCCGACCAGGTGCTGGTCCTGGTCAACGGCAAGCGCCGGCACCGCGGCGCCGTGATCAACTGGTATGCAAACGCCGTGGCCGAAGGCGCGCAGGGCCCCGACCTGGCGGCGATTCCATCCATTGCGCTCGAAAGAGTGGAAGTACTGCGGGACGGCGCCTCGGCGCAGTACGGTTCCGATGCCATCGCGGGGGTGCTGAACTTCCAGCTCAAGAACAATTACGACGGATTCAACCTGGAGACCAAGGTCGGCAGCTTCCAGGACGGTTCCGGCAGGTTTCTCGGCGACGGGGAGCTTTTCCTGATCGCGGGTAATGTGGGGGTGGGCCACGAAGACGCGTGGCTCAGCCTCAGCGCGGAATACGGCAACTCCAGCGAATCGGTCCGTTCGGTGCAGACGGCTTCCGGCCGAGCCCTGATCGCGGCCGGCAATCTCGAAATCGCCAATCCCGAGACCTTCTGGGGCCAGCCCTTCGTTCGGGACGACCTGAAGATCTTCGCAAACTTCGGCGCGGCGATCGGGGATGACCTCGAATTCTTCGGCCACGCCAACTACGCCAGCAAGGAAGTCGACGGCGGTTTCTACTTCCGGAATCCGCACACCCGCGGCGGCGTGTACCAGGGCCCCGTGGTGACCATCGACGGCGTGGACCGGGCTACACTGCTGGTCGGCGACCTGGACGGCTTGGGCCAGGGCAGTGAATGCGCACCGGTGCCCATCATCAACGACCGGCCGGACCAGGAAGCCTGGCTGCGGGTTCGCGACGATCCCAACTGCTTCTCGTTCCTGAAGATGTTTCCCGGAGGGTTCACACCCCGTTTCGGCGCTTTCGCGTCGGACGAGTCCGTGGTGCTTGGCATCAGGGGACGGGCGGCGACATTGCTGCGCTGGGAACTGAGCGCGGCGTACGGACGCAACGAGGCCGACTACTTCATTTACAATACGGTTAACGCCTCCATGGGTCCCGACACTCCGACCTATTTCGATCCGGGCTCCTACGTCCAGTCCGAAGTCAACCTGAACTTCGACATGACCTACCCGGTCGGCAACAACCTGGTCCTGGCTGCCGGCCTCGAACGACGGACCGAGACCTTCGAACTGGTCGAAGGTCAGATCGAGTCCTACCTGATCGGCCAGCCGCTCGCCAGCCAGGGGTTCACGCCGGCTACCAATGGTTTCGCGGGATTCAGCAAGGTCGCCGCGGGTTCATGGGACCGTTCCAACAACGCGGTCTACCTGGAAGGCGGACTCACGCCCACGGACCGTTGGCTGCTCGACCTGGCCGTGCGTGCCGAAGATTTCGAAGATTTCGGTACGACCACCAACTACAAGGTGGCCACGAACTTCAGCTTGACCGACGAAGTGAAACTACGCGGCAGCGCCAGCACGGGTTTCAGGGCGCCGACGCCCGGCCAGCAGAACGCCTTCAACATCACGACGGAGTTCGACCTGGAACTGAACGACCTGGTGAACAACGGTACGGTGCCTTCCAACAGCCGCGCGGCCGAGTTGAAGGGCGGCAAGCCGCTCGACGCGGAGAAATCCGTGAATATCTCCGCGGGCCTCGTCTTCGATCTGGGCACCGTGAGCGCCACCATCGATTATTTCGATATCCGGGTGCGCGATCGGCTGACGGTCTCCCAGAATTTCGAGCTCACCGACGAGGAGAGAGCCCAGTTGATCGCCGAAGGCATCACCAGCGCGGCGGGGCTGCAGGGCTTTCAGTTCTTCACCAACGACTTCGACTCCGCCAACCGGGGTATCGATGTGGTGATATCGGCGCCGGTGGGGACGGGCACGATGAGCCTGGCCTACAACTACACGAGCTCCGAAGTCACCGATCATAATCCGGAAATCCTGGATGCCACGCAGATCAAGGCGCTGGAGGAGGGACTCCCCAGGCAACGCGGCAATCTGACCCTGACCCAGCCCCTGGCCGATAACTGGAACGCCCTGGGGCGGGCCAGTTACTTCGGTTCCTGGTACGATTTTCGCGATGGCGAGACCTATGACGGCAAGGTCCTGGTGGATCTGGAAAGTACCATCAGGTTCAACGACGACCGGTCCAGGATAACGGTTGGCGCGCAGAACATCCTGAACACCTATCCGGACGAGAATCCCCATGCAGCCGGTGGCCCCTCGGGCGGACCCGGCAACAAGTACAGCCAGTACAGTCCGTTCGGCTTCGGCGGCGCATTCTGGTACGTCAAGTATGGCTTCTCGCTCTAG
- a CDS encoding adenine phosphoribosyltransferase: MDVLKQKIRNVPDFPIPGINFKDVTTLFKDPAAFRKAVDRFVDEYAERSIDLVAGIEARGFILAPVLAYHMGKGVVPLRKPGKLPAETRRIEFELEYGTDALEMHLDAVRPGDRVLIVDDLLATGGTATAACQLVEDAGGVVAGVGFLIELSFLDGRKKLGERPVFSLLEYGADE; encoded by the coding sequence TTGGACGTCCTGAAACAGAAGATCCGCAACGTGCCGGACTTTCCCATTCCCGGCATCAACTTCAAAGACGTGACCACGCTCTTCAAGGATCCCGCCGCCTTTCGCAAGGCCGTGGATCGTTTCGTCGATGAATACGCGGAGCGTTCCATCGATCTCGTGGCCGGAATCGAGGCCCGGGGGTTCATCCTGGCGCCGGTGCTCGCCTACCACATGGGAAAGGGAGTCGTTCCCTTGCGCAAGCCCGGCAAGCTCCCGGCGGAGACGCGGCGGATCGAATTCGAACTGGAATACGGCACGGACGCGTTGGAAATGCACCTGGATGCCGTGAGGCCCGGAGACCGCGTGCTCATCGTGGACGACCTGCTGGCCACGGGGGGGACCGCGACGGCGGCGTGTCAGCTGGTCGAAGACGCGGGCGGGGTCGTGGCCGGCGTAGGGTTCCTGATCGAACTATCCTTCCTGGACGGCCGGAAAAAGCTGGGTGAGCGTCCCGTATTCTCGCTCCTCGAATACGGCGCCGACGAGTAA
- a CDS encoding inorganic phosphate transporter — protein MGGDFTLYLAVALGLYMAFSIGANDVANAMGTSVGSKALTIKQAILIAGVLEFLGAFLVGGQVTKTVRGGILDPQISAAAPELIVYGMLAALMAAGTWLVVASRLGWPVSTTHSIVGAIAGFGIVAFGFNVVQWDQLTQIVASWVVSPLLCGILAYLIFSAIKWTILRHSDPVRRTRKWAPLYIFSVVVVISLVTLFKGLQNVDLDLTLAESLLWSGVLGIFAVIAGHFLLGMIGNRSGTEAMDTSSGDGQMAIVEKMFGVLQIMSACAVAFAHGSNDVANAIGPLAAVVNISQSGVVNPESPVPSWLLLVGGIGIVIGLATMGYRVMATIGTKITELTPTRGYSAEFAAAITIVLASRLGLPISTTQTLVGGVMGVGLAQGVKALDLSILGRIAASWIITVPVGALLAIIFFYVFRAIL, from the coding sequence ATGGGGGGCGACTTTACCCTGTATCTGGCCGTAGCGCTCGGGCTGTACATGGCCTTCTCCATCGGCGCGAACGACGTGGCCAACGCCATGGGTACGTCGGTGGGGTCCAAGGCGCTCACGATCAAGCAGGCCATCCTGATCGCCGGCGTGCTCGAATTCCTCGGGGCCTTCCTGGTGGGAGGCCAGGTCACCAAAACCGTTCGGGGAGGCATACTGGACCCCCAGATTTCGGCGGCTGCGCCGGAGCTCATCGTGTACGGCATGCTCGCGGCGCTCATGGCCGCGGGTACCTGGCTCGTAGTCGCTTCCCGGTTGGGCTGGCCCGTGTCGACCACTCATTCGATCGTGGGAGCCATCGCGGGCTTCGGCATCGTCGCCTTCGGCTTCAACGTCGTACAGTGGGACCAATTAACGCAAATCGTCGCCTCCTGGGTCGTCTCGCCGCTGCTGTGCGGCATACTGGCCTACCTGATCTTCAGCGCGATCAAATGGACGATCCTCCGCCACTCGGATCCCGTGCGGCGGACCCGGAAATGGGCGCCGCTCTATATTTTCAGCGTCGTCGTCGTGATTTCACTCGTCACCCTGTTCAAGGGACTGCAGAACGTCGACCTGGATCTCACGCTCGCCGAGTCGCTCCTCTGGTCCGGCGTCCTGGGCATCTTCGCGGTAATCGCCGGCCACTTCCTGCTCGGGATGATCGGTAACCGGTCGGGGACCGAAGCTATGGACACATCGTCCGGTGACGGCCAGATGGCCATCGTCGAGAAGATGTTCGGCGTGCTCCAGATCATGAGCGCCTGCGCCGTGGCCTTCGCCCACGGCTCCAACGACGTGGCGAACGCCATCGGACCGCTGGCGGCCGTGGTGAATATCAGCCAGTCCGGCGTGGTCAACCCGGAGTCTCCGGTGCCCAGTTGGCTCCTCTTGGTCGGCGGCATCGGCATCGTCATCGGCCTGGCGACCATGGGCTACCGCGTCATGGCGACCATCGGCACCAAGATCACGGAGCTGACGCCCACCCGGGGATACTCGGCCGAATTTGCCGCGGCCATTACCATCGTCCTGGCCAGCCGCCTCGGACTGCCCATCTCGACGACCCAGACCCTGGTCGGCGGGGTCATGGGCGTGGGACTCGCCCAGGGCGTCAAGGCCCTGGACCTGAGCATCCTGGGCCGGATCGCGGCTTCCTGGATCATCACCGTACCCGTCGGCGCCCTGCTGGCGATAATCTTCTTCTACGTTTTCCGGGCCATACTTTAA